A window of Rhododendron vialii isolate Sample 1 chromosome 13a, ASM3025357v1 contains these coding sequences:
- the LOC131312483 gene encoding amino-acid permease BAT1-like produces MEMGSREEHGTMTFQTTTKMDSGEKRLNELGYKQELRREMSFFKTLAITFSCMAVFTGTPLYGQSLLYAGPATLIWGWVVVTFFTWFVGLAMAEICSSFPTTGSLYFWTAHLAGPRWGPFASWCCAWLETIGLISGISAQAYSGAQALQMIILLSTGTNKGGGYFAPRSVFLCIYMGYILIWAVLNSFALKVIAYLNIISIWWQVVGGLVVIIMLPLVAYPVQPASYVFTHFETAPEDTGISSKPYAVIMSVILSNYCLYGYDAAAHLTEETKGADRTGPIAILTSIAIITVFGWAYNLALTFSIKNPSYLYDVNNETAGALVPAQIIYDAFYGRFHNSTGAVVFLCIIWGSFFFCGLSVTTSAARVVYALSRDKGIPFSPIWRRIHPEQKVPINAVWLCAALSTILGLPILKLNVVFTAIISISTIGWVGSYGVPIFARLMMDQENFKPGPFYLGSRTSRVICLVAFLWICYTCSAFLLPTLYPITWSTFNYAPVALGLVLSLILLWWFLDARRWFKGPVRDIDMSNENI; encoded by the exons ATGGAAATGGGTTCAAGAGAAGAGCATGGAACAATGACTTTCCAAACTACTACGAAAATGGATTCAGGAGAGAAGCGTCTCAACGAGCTTGGATACAAGCAAGAACTCCGAAGAGAGATG AGTTTTTTCAAGACACTGGCAATTACATTCTCATGCATGGCAGTGTTCACCGGAACACCTCTGTATGGACAAAGCCTGTTGTATGCAGGCCCTGCAACCTTGATATGGGGATGGGTTGTTGTAACATTCTTCACCTGGTTTGTTGGACTTGCCATGGCTGAAATATGCTCCTCCTTCCCA ACAACGGGTTCTCTTTACTTTTGGACTGCTCATTTGGCTGGACCAAGATGGGGACCTTTTGCATCATGGTGCTGTGCCTGGCTCGAGACCATCGGACTCATCTCTGGAATTAGTGCTCAG GCATATTCAGGAGCACAGGCACTGCAGATGATAATCCTTTTGTCCACTGGAACAAATAAGGGAGGTGGTTACTTTGCTCCTCGGAGCGTATTTCTGTGTATTTACATGGGCTATATCCTCATCTGGGCAGTTCTCAACTCCTTTGCCTTGAAAGTGATTGCTTACCTCAACATAATCTCCATCTGGTGGCAG GTAGTTGGTGGTTTGGTGGTGATCATAATGCTACCACTGGTGGCATACCCGGTACAACCAGCTTCCTATGTGTTCACTCATTTTGAAACGGCTCCAGAGGACACTGGAATTTCCAGCAAACCTTATGCAGTGATCATGTCTGTCATCCTCAGCAATTACTGTCTCTACGGCTATGATGCGGCCGCTCATTTAACCGAAGAAACCAAAGGCGCTGACCGAACCGGTCCTATTGCTATTCTCACTAGCATTGCCATCATCACAGTGTTCGGATGGGCTTATAACTTGGCTCTTACTTTCAGCATCAAG AATCCAAGCTACTTGTATGATGTAAACAATGAGACAGCGGGGGCGCTTGTACCGGCACAAATAATCTACGACGCATTCTACGGGAGATTTCACAATTCCACTGGAGCTGTTGTTTTCCTATGCATCATCTGGGgatccttcttcttttgtggGCTTTCTGTCACAACCAGTGCTGCCAGAGTT GTTTATGCTCTATCTAGGGACAAAGGAATCCCATTCTCGCCAATCTGGCGAAGAATTCACCCGGAGCAAAAGGTTCCCATCAACGCAGTGTGGCTATGCGCGGCCCTCTCCACCATCCTCGGGCTACCCATATTAAAACTCAACGTGGTGTTCACAGCCATCATTTCCATAAGTACGATTGGATGGGTCGGTAGCTACGGCGTCCCAATTTTCGCAAGGCTCATGATGGATCAAGAGAACTTCAAGCCAGGGCCCTTCTACTTGGGCAGCAGAACAAGCAGGGTTATTTGCTTGGTGGCATTCTTGTGGATTTGTTATACATGCTCAGCCTTCCTGTTGCCAACTCTCTACCCTATTACCTGGAGCACCTTTAACTATGCACCTGTAGCTCTGGGCTTGGTTTTGTCACTGATTTTGCTTTGGTGGTTTTTAGATGCAAGGAGATGGTTCAAGGGACCAGTGCGAGATATTGATATGAGTAATGAAAATATTTAG
- the LOC131312482 gene encoding cation/calcium exchanger 1-like, whose translation MAGHLYMHKSKCLLLFLNTSFLFLICLLITHLISSPNSDLHFLNLFKKPNPTNYHQFLDTDIGCEGLHRFPDIQSKCSYVNSHKGCQLGGYIPYLHLFYCSFPPFLGHTSLLLWLLILFYLLGDTSASYFCSSLEGLSKILKLSPTIAGVTLLSLGNGAPDLFASIVSFMGESTNEVGLNSILGGAFFVSTAVVGIISICVCPSQVSIDKSSFVRDVLFLLLSLLCLLVIIIFGTINLLGAISFLSLYFVYVFLVSVSELCSKDRGGNPILPLASAKIYPNGDESKEKDSELGAPLLLKFVDDERPVLVITDEVKLQAKEDGKGCLNSETSYSICLFLGKILWILQLPLSLPRRLTIPVISEERWSKPCAVISVTLAPILLALVWSSKGPNFLIYGVGGSVGAILGSLVFFKTNGPGPPRKWLFPWLAGGFLMSITWTYILAQELVSLLVSIGLIVGISPSLLGLTVLAWGNSLGDLVANVTMARKGGPDGVQVAISGCYAGPIFNTLVGLGLSLVFAAWAVYPSCYVLPRDAPVYETLGFLMGGLLWALVVLPKNNMRPDRLVAAGLLAIYLCFLFLKLARTLGLVQFHESLPHFRT comes from the coding sequence ATGGCAGGACACCTCTACATGCACAAATCCAAGTGTCTCCTTCTGTTCCTAAACACAtccttcctcttcctcatcTGCCTCCTCATAACCCATCTCATCTCCTCACCCAATTCTGATCTCCACTTCCTCAACCTCTTCAAGAAACCAAATCCCACCAATTACCACCAATTCCTAGACACTGATATCGGCTGCGAAGGCCTCCACAGATTCCCAGACATCCAATCAAAATGCTCTTATGTGAATTCCCACAAGGGCTGTCAACTGGGTGGCTACATACCCTATCTCCACCTCTTCTATTGCTCTTTCCCCCCATTCCTTGGCCACACCAGCCTCTTGCTCTGGCTACTAATTCTCTTCTACCTCCTTGGCGACACTTCTGCCTCTTACTTCTGTTCTTCTCTCGAGGGTCTGTCGAAAATCTTGAAGCTCTCTCCCACCATAGCTGGGGTCACTCTCCTCTCTCTGGGAAACGGAGCGCCTGACCTGTTTGCAAGCATAGTCTCCTTCATGGGAGAAAGCACCAACGAAGTTGGACTCAACAGCATTCTTGGAGGTGCATTCTTTGTGTCCACAGCCGTGGTTGGAATCATAAGCATTTGCGTTTGCCCGAGCCAGGTTTCGATCGATAAGTCGAGCTTCGTGAGGGATGTCCTCTTcctgcttctctctctcctctgcctGCTTGTTATCATCATCTTTGGCACCATCAACTTGTTAGGTGCCATCTCTTTTCTGTCGCTTTATTTCGTCTACGTGTTCTTGGTGTCCGTATCAGAGTTATGCAGCAAGGACAGAGGAGGAAATCCCATATTGCCCTTAGCTAGCGCCAAGATTTATCCAAATGGGGATGAATCAAAAGAGAAAGATTCAGAGCTTGGAGCACCTTTGTTGTTGAAATTTGTGGATGATGAGAGGCCTGTTTTGGTCATTACAGATGAGGTTAAACTTCAAGCCAAAGAAGATGGAAAAGGGTGTTTGAATAGTGAAACATCTTATTCAATCTGTTTGTTTCTTGGGAAAATTCTGTGGATTCTACAGCTGCCACTGTCCTTGCCAAGAAGGTTAACCATTCCAGTGATTTCTGAGGAAAGATGGTCAAAACCATGTGCAGTGATTTCAGTCACTTTAGCTCCAATTTTATTGGCTTTGGTTTGGAGTTCTAAAGGGCCAAACTTTCTCATATATGGAGTGGGTGGGTCAGTTGGAGCTATATTGGGCTCTCTTGTTTTCTTCAAGACTAATGGGCCAGGCCCACCAAGGAAGTGGCTGTTCCCTTGGCTTGCAGGTGGATTCTTGATGAGCATCACCTGGACTTATATCCTGGCCCAGGAACTGGTTTCTCTGTTGGTTTCGATTGGGCTTATTGTGGGGATAAGCCCATCACTTCTTGGGCTGACTGTCCTTGCTTGGGGCAATTCTCTTGGTGACTTGGTGGCCAATGTGACAATGGCAAGAAAAGGTGGGCCGGATGGAGTCCAGGTTGCCATTTCCGGGTGCTACGCTGGGCCCATTTTCAACACCCTGGTGGGCCTGGGCCTGTCGCTTGTTTTTGCCGCGTGGGCCGTGTATCCATCCTGTTATGTCTTGCCTAGAGATGCCCCTGTGTATGAAACTTTGGGCTTCCTTATGGGTGGCTTGCTTTGGGCCCTTGTGGTGCTGCCCAAGAACAATATGAGGCCCGATAGGCTTGTCGCGGCCGGGCTTTTGGCCATATATTTGTGCTTTTTGTTCCTAAAGTTGGCAAGAACTCTTGGCCTAGTTCAATTTCATGAGTCCCTTCCCCATTTCAGGACGtag
- the LOC131312484 gene encoding NADH--cytochrome b5 reductase 1-like has product MEILQSQRVELMVGVAVALVAVGAGTAYYIHLSNKKPKGCLDPESFKEFKLVKRTQLSHNVAKFRFALPTPDSVVGLPIGQHMSCRGKDSQGEDVIKPYTPTTLDSDIGYFELVIKMYPQGRMSHHFREMCEGDYLAVKGPKGRFKYQPGQVRAFGMLAGGTGIAPMFQVTRAILENPKDKTNVHLIYANVTYEDILLKEELDNLASNFPSCFNVYYVLNQPPEVWDGGVGFVSKEMIQAQCPAPAPDIQILRCGPPPMNKAMAAHLDALGYTPEMQFQF; this is encoded by the exons ATGGAGATATTACAGTCTCAGAGGGTGGAATTGATGGTGGGCGTAGCCGTTGCGCTCGTAGCCGTTGGTGCCGGCACTGCCTATTACATCCATCTCTCCAACAAAAAACCCAAAG GTTGCTTGGATCCCGAAAGCTTCAAGGAATTCAAACTTGTCAAACGCACCCAGCTCAGCCACAACGTGGCTAAGTTTAGATTTGCTCTCCCTACGCCAGATTCGGTTGTGGGACTTCCAATAGGACAACACATGAGTTGCAG AGGAAAGGATAGTCAGGGTGAAGATGTTATAAAACCCTACACGCCTACCACTTTAGATTCAGACATCGGTTACTTCGAGCTGGTCATAAAG ATGTATCCACAAGGAAGGATGTCCCACCATTTTCGAGAGATGTGTGAAGGTGATTACCTTGCTGTGAAGGGACCCAAG GGAAGATTCAAGTATCAACCTGGCCAAGTTAGAGCTTTTGGAATGCTTGCTGGAGGCACTGGCATTGCACCAATGTTCCAG GTCACCAGAGCCATACTAGAAAACCCAAAAGACAAAACCAATGTACATCTGATCTATGCAAATGTGACTTATGAAGACATTCTTTTGAAG GAAGAACTGGATAATCTGGCTAGTAATTTTCCTAGCTGCTTTAATGTCTACTATGTTTTGAATCAG CCACCTGAAGTATGGGATGGTGGAGTTGGATTCGTATCCAAAGAAATGATTCAAGCCCAATGCCCTGCGCCTGCACCTGATATTcag ATACTGAGGTGCGGGCCTCCACCCATGAACAAGGCAATGGCTGCTCACCTTGATGCTCTCGGATACACTCCCGAGATGCAATTCCAGTTCTAA
- the LOC131312481 gene encoding BTB/POZ and MATH domain-containing protein 4, which translates to MSETDKALAAVSSPTTSRSVTETVNGSHRFVIQGYSLAKGMGIGKHIASENFTVGGYQWAIYFYPDGKNPEDNSTYVSVFIALASEGTDVRALFELTLLDQSGKGKHKVHSHFDRSLESGPYTLKYRGSMWGYKRFFRRQLLETSDYLKDDCLKINCTVGVVVSAIDCSRLHSIQVPDSDIGAQFGMLLENMEGSDVIFNVAGEKFNAHKLVLAARSPVFRSDFFDGSEGAQEILISDMEPKVFKAMLYFIYRDALMEDELVVSSSSSVSSVSDTLIAKLLAAADKYDLGRLRRMCESHICKDISVNSAAETLALADRCHATELKTTCLRFAAENLAAVMRSDGFEYLKENCPALQSELLKTVAGCEEDCSSGGGKSRSVWAQLSDGGDTSGRRLRQRT; encoded by the exons ATGTCAGAAACCGACAAGGCCCTCGCCGCCGTGTCCTCCCCGACCACCTCCCGGTCCGTCACCGAGACCGTTAACGGATCGCACCGGTTCGTCATCCAGGGCTACTCGCTGGCCAAGGGCATGGGAATCGGCAAGCACATCGCCAGCGAGAACTTCACCGTCGGAGGGTACCAGTGGGCGATTTACTTCTACCCCGACGGGAAGAACCCCGAGGACAATTCCACGTACGTGTCGGTCTTCATCGCGCTGGCCAGCGAGGGGACGGACGTGAGGGCGCTGTTCGAGCTGACCTTGCTCGATCAGAGCGGGAAGGGGAAGCACAAGGTCCACAGCCACTTCGATCGGTCGTTGGAGAGCGGGCCGTACACCTTGAAGTACCGGGGCAGCATGTG GGGATATAAGCGGTTTTTTCGACGACAGTTGCTTGAAACTTCAGATTATCTCAAAGATGATTGCTTGAAAATAAATTGTACCGTTGGAGTTGTGGTTTCTGCAATAGACTGCTCAAGGCTACACTCAATTCAGGTCCCAGATTCCGATATTGGAGCACAGTTTGGTATGCTGCTGGAAAATATGGAAGGTTCCGATGTTATTTTCAATGTGGCAGGGGAAAAATTTAATGCTCATAAGTTGGTATTGGCAGCTCGGTCCCCTGTGTTTCGATCTGATTTTTTTGATGGATCAGAGGGTGCGCAGGAGATTTTGATTTCTGATATGGAACCCAAGGTTTTTAAG GCAATGCTGTACTTCATATACAGAGATGCTCTTATGGAAGATGAGCTGGTAGTTTCTAGTTCATCATCTGTATCCTCTGTATCTGACACATTAATAGCGAAGTTGTTAGCTGCAGCTGATAAATATGATTTGGGAAGACTAAGACGGATGTGTGAATCTCATATATGCAAGGATATTTCAGTGAACTCTGCTGCAGAAACTCTGGCTTTGGCAGACCGTTGTCATGCCACTGAGTTAAAAACTACATGCCTAAGATTTGCTGCTGAAAACCTTGCAG CTGTTATGCGGTCTGACGGGTTCGAGTATCTTAAAGAAAATTGCCCGGCACTGCAGTCTGAGCTCTTGAAGACTGTGGCTGGTTGTGAGGAGGATTGTAGTAGTGGGGGCGGAAAGTCACGAAGTGTGTGGGCCCAACTCTCGGATGGTGGTGATACCAGTGGCAGGAGGCTGAGGCAGAGGACTTGA